Proteins encoded within one genomic window of Misgurnus anguillicaudatus chromosome 18, ASM2758022v2, whole genome shotgun sequence:
- the ctsbb gene encoding cathepsin Bb: MGGLNLLCLFCVLSVTLARPQPSSWANDMINIINSAKTTWMADENFQDVKYSYLKSLCGTVLKGPRLTNTIKHATNIKLPDTFDPRTTWSYCETLSQIRDQGNCGSCWAFGAVEAISDRICIHSQGKVSVEISAEDLLSCCDECGFGCNGGFLAEAWDYWTTSGLVTGGLYDSNVGCRPYTIAPCEHHVNGTRPPCSGEQDTPKCTAQCISQYSVSYKKDKHFGLKAYNVPSDQQQIMTELFTNGPVEAGFTVYEDFLLYKTGVYQHVTGSALGGHAVKILGWGTENGTPYWLVANSWNSDWGDKGYFKILRGKDECGIESEMVAGLPKL; the protein is encoded by the exons ATGGGTGGTTTAAATTTGCTGTGTTTATTCTGCGTGCTGTCCGTCACTTTGGCCCGCCCACAACCCTCCTCATGGGCGAATGACATGATCAATATCATCAATTCTGCCAAGACAACATGGATG GCTGATGAGAATTTTCAGGATGTGAAGTACAGTTATCTGAAGTCTCTCTGTGGAACCGTCCTGAAAGGCCCTCGACTGACAAATAC GATCAAACACGCTACCAACATTAAATTGCCTGACACGTTTGACCCCCGAACAACGTGGTCTTACTGTGAAACCCTGAGTCAGATTCGGGACCAGGGTAACTGTGGGTCATGCTGG GCCTTTGGTGCGGTTGAAGCCATTTCTGATCGGATCTGCATCCACAGCCAAGGAAAAGTGTCAGTGGAGATCTCAGCAGAAGATCTGCTGTCCTGCTGTGATGAATGTGGCTTTGG GTGTAATGGAGGTTTTTTGGCTGAAGCGTGGGATTACTGGACTACATCAGGTTTGGTGACCGGAGGTCTTTATGACTCAAATGTTG GTTGCAGACCGTACACCATTGCACCCTGTGAACATCATGTCAACGGCACTCGACCCCCCTGTTCAGGTGAACAAGACACTCCGAAATGCACTGCTCAGTGTATATCTCAGTACAGTGTGTCgtacaaaaaagacaaacactTTG GCCTCAAAGCATACAACGTTCCCTCTGACCAGCAACAGATTATGACTGAATTATTCACCAATGGTCCTGTAGAGGCGGGTTTTACTGTCTATGAGGATTTTTTGCTTTACAAGACAG GGGTGTACCAGCATGTGACGGGGTCGGCTCTGGGAGGTCATGCTGTGAAGATCCTGGGCTGGGGTACTGAGAATGGAACCCCTTACTGGCTGGTTGCAAACTCCTGGAACAGTGACTGGGGTGACAAGG GATATTTTAAGATCTTAAGAGGAAAAGATGAATGTGGAATTGAGAGTGAAATGGTTGCAGGGCTGCCAAAGCTGTAA